Part of the Sorghum bicolor cultivar BTx623 chromosome 1, Sorghum_bicolor_NCBIv3, whole genome shotgun sequence genome, ACTGCTGCCCTGCCATCTCCCATAACTCACTCGCCTCCGCACGCGCACCCGCCTGTCCCCCAGCTCGCTCGTGTCGTGCATCCGTCCCGCCCCCCACCCGCCAAGAACTCGCATTGCCGCCGCCGAGCCCAGCCAGGCAGGGGACGGAGGAGCTAGCGGCCGCGTCGgcgcgggaggaggaggaggagagcagGCGGCGGCAGGATGTTCGGGAGGGACCCCTGGGGCGGGCCGCTGGAGATCTCCAACGCCGACTCGGCGACGGATGACGACCGGAGCCGGGACCTGGACAGGGCGGCGCTGATGCGGCAGCTGGACGAGACGCAGCAGAGCTGGCTCCTGGCGGGGCCCGGCGACCAGGccggcaagaagaagaagaagtacGTCGACCTGGGATGCGTCGTCGTCGACCGCAAGATCTTCATGTGGACCGTCGGCACCATCCTCGGCCTCGGCGTCTTCATCGGATTCATCATGATGATCGTCAAGCTCGTCCCGCACAAgcggcccccgccgccgccccccGACCAGTACACGCAGGCGCTGCACAAGGCGCTCATGTTCTTCAACGCGCAGCGATGTGAGTTTCATTTctcttctgctgctgctgctgctgctgcacagCTCCCTTCCGAGTTCCTCCTTTCCTCCTGTCGCTGAATTCTGCCATCAGATCCGGTTTTGCCTAGACATGCACATCGTTCTGGCAGCTAGAGATGTCCGCCATGCCATTTCTTGCCTCTCTTTGTTGCTTGATGAGTTGGTGGCTACCGCTTATTTCATTCGACGTTTCTGCATTTAGCATGACTTGGGCGCTCAAGATCTGACCTTTTTTCTCTCCCAGTGGACAATATACTCCGTCATATAATTAACACGAACAGACTCCACGTGGGGGACAAAAGAAATCACCAGATTCACAAATCCCATTCTGACCTGAAAACTGAGAGACCAAAGTCTGTGAATTCCTTAAAGCAATTAAAATTGACGAAGAGAATGAGTGCACCGACAGAAATTCTGTTTCACCTGCTCTGCTCACTCACGATGTGTTTGTCTTCTGGAATGCCAGCCGGTCCGTTGCCAAAGCACAATGGCGTCAGCTGGAGGGGCAATTCCTGCATGAAGGATGGCCTCTCCGACAGCACCGTCCGCCGGAGCTTGGTTGGGGGCTACTACGATGCAGGGGACGCCATCAAGTTCAACTATCCCATGGCCTGGTCCATGACCATGCTCAGCTGGAGTGTGATCGAGTACAGGGCTAAGTATGAGGCCATCGGTGAGCTCGACCATATCAAGGAGCTGATCAAGTGGGGAACAGACTACATCCTCAAAACATTCAATTCATCTGCCGACACGATAGACAGGATTGTCGCTCAGGTTGGTAGCCATAGATCATCTTGATGGCTGATTTGCTCTGTCCCAAGAAATTGGTCAGCAGATCCACCCAATTCAGTGCACTTCTGATGTCCTTTTTACAACACGTCTTCAGATAACAGACCACTGACTCCCATATGAACTTCTTATTACAGGTGGGTGTAGGTGACACCTCTAAAGGTGGCAGTCAGCCTAATGACCATTACTGCTGGATGAGACCAGAGGACATCGATTACAAAAGGCCAGTCACTGAGTGTCACTCTTGCTCAGATCTAGCATCTGAAATGGCTGCCGCCCTGGCTGCAGCTTCCATAGTGTTCAAGGACAGCAAAACCTACTCTGACAAGCTCGTCAAAGGTGCAAAAGCTCTGTACAAATTTGGCAGGCTGCAGCGCGGGCGATACAGCCCCAATGGATCCGATCAGGCAATTTTCTACAATTCCACCAGCTACTGGGATGAGTTTGTGTGGGGTGGTGCGTGGATGTACTTCGCCACAGGGAACAATTCATATCTCACAGTCGCCACAGCCCCAGGAATGGCAAAGCATGCTGGAGCCTATTGGTTTGGAAGTCCAAACTATGGAGTATTTACCTGGGATGACAAACTTCCAGGAGCTCAGGTTAGCATACTTCATACTCTTGGCACTGAATCCGATAAAAGTATTCAGTATGATCTTGATACATGTCAGAAACATTTTGTATAAGCTGAACATATAAAGAAAAAACTCATTCTT contains:
- the LOC8085976 gene encoding endoglucanase 10; this translates as MFGRDPWGGPLEISNADSATDDDRSRDLDRAALMRQLDETQQSWLLAGPGDQAGKKKKKYVDLGCVVVDRKIFMWTVGTILGLGVFIGFIMMIVKLVPHKRPPPPPPDQYTQALHKALMFFNAQRSGPLPKHNGVSWRGNSCMKDGLSDSTVRRSLVGGYYDAGDAIKFNYPMAWSMTMLSWSVIEYRAKYEAIGELDHIKELIKWGTDYILKTFNSSADTIDRIVAQVGVGDTSKGGSQPNDHYCWMRPEDIDYKRPVTECHSCSDLASEMAAALAAASIVFKDSKTYSDKLVKGAKALYKFGRLQRGRYSPNGSDQAIFYNSTSYWDEFVWGGAWMYFATGNNSYLTVATAPGMAKHAGAYWFGSPNYGVFTWDDKLPGAQVLLSRLRLFLSPGYPYEEILRTFHNQTDNVMCSYLPLFNSFNFTKGGLIQLNHGRPQPLQYAVNAAFLASLYSDYLEAADTPGWYCGPNFYTTEVLRKFARSQLDYILGKNPLKMSYVVGFGNKYPKRPHHRGASIPHNGVKYGCKGGYKWRDTKKANPNILVGAMVAGPDRHDGYKDVRTNYNYSEPTLAANAGLVAALISISDIKTGRFGIDKNTIFSAIPPMFPTPPPPPSAWKP